One segment of Prionailurus bengalensis isolate Pbe53 chromosome X, Fcat_Pben_1.1_paternal_pri, whole genome shotgun sequence DNA contains the following:
- the ZNF275 gene encoding zinc finger protein 275, which translates to MGEDAQPQEMASTSSPMAGAPSPEVKQSRDLEGSGGSPQNLPIEHHFACKECGDAFRLKVLLVQHQRIHSEEKGWECGDCGRVFRGVSEFNEHRKSHVAAEPQPGPSRAPEDAMEEREQMEREAKPFECEECGKRFKKNAGLSQHLRVHSREKPFDCEECGRSFKVSTHLFRHQKLHTSEKPFACKACSREFLDRQELLKHQRVHTGHLPFDCDDCGKSFRGVNGLAEHQRIHSGAKPYGCPHCGKLFRRSSELTKHRRIHTGEKPYECGQCGKAFRQSSSLLEHQRIHTGERPYGCGDCGKAFRGPSDLIKHRRIHSGLKPYECDKCGKAFRRSSGLSRHRRTHSGARRCECSECGRVFKRRAALQKHQPTHHD; encoded by the coding sequence ATGGGTGAAGACGCTCAGCCCCAGGAGATGGCGTCCACCAGCTCCCCGATGGCCGGTGCACCCAGCCCTGAGGTCAAACAGAGCAGAGActtggaggggagtggggggagccCCCAGAACCTGCCCATAGAACATCACTTTGCATGTAAGGAGTGTGGGGATGCCTTTCGGCTCAAGGTCCTCCTTGTGCAGCACCAGAGAATTCACAGCGAGGAGAAGGGCTGGGAGTGTGGCGATTGCGGGAGGGTCTTCAGGGGCGTCTCTGAGTTCAATGAGCACCGGAAGAGCCACGTGGCTGCAGAGCCCCAGCCGGGGCCCAGCCGAGCGCCGGAAGATGCCATGGAGGAAAGGGAGCAAATGGAGAGGGAGGCGAAGCCCTTCGAGTGTGAGGAATGTGGGAAGAGATTCAAGAAGAACGCAGGCCTCAGTCAGCACCTGCGCGTCCACAGCAGAGAGAAGCCGTTTGACTGCGAGGAGTGTGGGCGGTCCTTCAAGGTGAGCACCCACCTCTTTCGCCATCAGAAGCTCCACACTTCCGAAAAGCCGTTTGCCTGCAAGGCATGCAGCAGGGAGTTCCTGGATCGCCAGGAGCTCCTCAAGCACCAGCGCGTGCACACCGGCCACCTGCCCTTCGACTGTGACGACTGCGGCAAGTCCTTTCGGGGTGTCAACGGCCTGGCCGAACACCAGCGCATCCACAGCGGGGCCAAGCCCTACGGATGTCCCCACTGCGGCAAGCTCTTCCGGAGGAGCTCAGAGCTCACCAAGCACCGCCGGATCCACACTGGCGAGAAGCCCTACGAGTGTGGCCAGTGTGGCAAGGCCTTCCGGCAGAGCTCCAGCCTCCTGGAGCACCAGCGCATCCACACCGGGGAGCGGCCCTACGGCTGTGGCGACTGCGGCAAGGCCTTCCGGGGGCCCTCCGACCTGATCAAGCACCGGCGGATCCACAGCGGACTGAAACCCTACGAGTGTGACAAATGCGGGAAGGCCTTCCGGCGGAGCTCCGGCCTGAGTCGCCACCGGAGGACCCACAGCGGAGCGAGACGCTGTGAGTGCAGCGAGTGTGGCCGCGTGTTCAAGAGGCGGGCGGCACTGCAGAAGCATCAGCCAACCCACCATGACTAG